A genomic stretch from Calonectris borealis chromosome 6, bCalBor7.hap1.2, whole genome shotgun sequence includes:
- the LOC142083959 gene encoding vitelline membrane outer layer protein 1 homolog, translating into MLGGQVLLLLSGLAGAAGQGHKQDLGGRDASVITVSNGGPWGDWAWPEMCPKGSYASGVSFKVEVPQGVMEDDTALNGIRLYCSRGGDPSGGYTAESQSGRWGHWSEARWCPHQGHLVGFELQVQAPQRRLLSDEVAATSARFACSDGHILEGPGSAWGQWGGWSPQCSKAVCGIQTRQDPAWGLKRDDTALNDLRLFCCP; encoded by the exons atGCTGGGGGGAcaggtcctgctgctgctttcgGGACTTGCAGGCGCCGCAGGGCAGGGGCACAAGCAGGACCTGGGTGGGAGGGATGCCTCGGTCATCACCGTGTCCAATGGGGGGCCGTGGGGAGACTGGGCCTGGCCGGAGATGTGCCCCAAGGGCTCCTACGCCAGCGGCGTCAGCTTCAAG GTAGAGGTGCCCCAGGGGGTGATGGAGGACGACACGGCACTCAACGGGATTCGGCTGTACTGCTCCCGCGGTGGGGACCCCAGTGGCGGCTACACAGCTGAGTCCCAGAGCGGCAG GTGGGGCCACTGGTCGGAGGCCCGCTGGTGCCCCCACCAAGGGCACCTGGTGGGCTTCGAGCTGCAGGTCCAGGCCCCCCAGCGCAGGCTCCTGAGTGATGAAGTGGCCGCCACCAGCGCCCGCTTCGCCTGCTCAGACGGGCACATCCTGGAGGGGCCAGGGTCCGCCTGGGGCCAGTGGGGCGGCTGGAGCCCCCAGTGCTCCAAGGCGGTGTGCGGCATCCAGACCCGGCAGGATCCTGCATGGGGGCTGAAGAGGGATGACACGGCCCTGAATGATCTGCGTCTCTTCTGCTGCCCGTAA